A single Desulfonauticus submarinus DNA region contains:
- a CDS encoding NifU family protein, which produces MLKNKVEEVLDKVRPMLQADGGDVELVEVTDNGIVKVKLQGACHGCPMAQMTLKNGIERLLLKEIPSLKGVEAVQD; this is translated from the coding sequence ATGTTAAAAAACAAGGTAGAAGAAGTATTGGATAAAGTAAGGCCAATGCTTCAAGCCGATGGCGGAGATGTAGAGTTAGTGGAAGTAACAGATAATGGTATTGTTAAAGTAAAATTACAAGGCGCATGTCATGGATGCCCTATGGCCCAAATGACTTTAAAAAATGGCATAGAAAGATTACTTTTAAAAGAGATCCCTTCTCTTAAAGGCGTAGAAGCTGTTCAAGATTAA